The following coding sequences lie in one Niabella agricola genomic window:
- the lon gene encoding endopeptidase La codes for MKFDIQFRPEDEMDFLPIIPLNENEGDENLDEIPDEIAILPLRNTVLFPGVVLPITVGRDKSILAVNDAYKGNKFIGVVAQKDSNQENPEAADLERIGTIAKIIKLIKMPDGGTTVIIQGRNKFSIEKISSNDPYFKAAIKRIQDTEVPTDVDFEAHIANIKDLATNIIQQSPNIPSEASIILKNIEKASFLIHFVSSNLNTSVEEKQQLLEMNDIRERAGSLMQLLQKELQFVELKNKVTNKTRTELDKQQREYFLQQQLKSIKEELGGDTNSQEIKEMQKKAEQKKWPEAAKEAFKKGIEKLERMHPSTPDYSVVYNHVDLMLDLPWEEYTQDDYDLGNAKKTLDHDHYGMAKIKERILEYLAVLKLKGDMKSPILCFLGPPGIGKTSLGKSIASALGRKYVRLSLGGLHDESEIRGHRKTYIGAMPGRILQSLRKVRSSNPVIVLDEIDKVGNDFRGDPSSALLEVLDPEQNNSFYDNYLELEYDLSKVLFIATANNIQTIQPALRDRLEIIDLSGYAIEEKIEIAKRHLIPKQKELHGLAKNNVRFSDKVLAQLIADYTRESGVRELDRVLASVMRNQAKKVAMGEPLKSPLTTEDVQEILGKPRYSNDLYKTVNLPGVAVGLAWTYVGGDILFIESSLSDGKGELHLTGNLGNVMKESATTALTYLKSNAEKYHIDSTLFQKKNIHIHVPEGATPKDGPSAGVTMMTSIASALTGKKVKPYLAMTGEITLRGQVLPVGGIKEKILAAKRAGLKEIMLCLQNQKDVEEVEPGFIKGLKFHYVSRMEDVLKIAIGV; via the coding sequence ATGAAGTTCGATATTCAATTTAGACCAGAAGACGAGATGGACTTTTTGCCCATTATTCCGCTCAATGAAAATGAAGGGGATGAAAATCTGGATGAAATACCCGATGAAATTGCAATCCTGCCCTTAAGAAATACAGTGTTGTTTCCCGGGGTTGTACTGCCCATAACCGTTGGCAGAGATAAAAGTATCCTCGCAGTAAATGACGCTTATAAGGGGAATAAATTTATAGGCGTGGTTGCACAGAAAGACAGCAACCAGGAAAATCCGGAAGCGGCAGACCTTGAGCGGATCGGCACCATTGCCAAGATCATTAAGCTCATCAAAATGCCCGACGGGGGCACCACCGTCATTATACAGGGACGGAATAAGTTCTCTATAGAAAAAATAAGCAGCAATGACCCTTATTTTAAAGCCGCCATTAAAAGAATCCAGGACACCGAAGTACCCACTGACGTAGATTTTGAGGCACATATCGCCAATATAAAGGACCTGGCCACCAACATTATACAGCAATCGCCCAATATACCCTCCGAAGCTTCCATTATTCTGAAGAATATTGAGAAAGCCTCCTTCCTTATTCATTTTGTAAGCAGCAACCTCAATACATCCGTTGAAGAAAAACAGCAGCTGCTGGAAATGAACGATATCCGGGAGCGGGCAGGCAGCCTGATGCAATTGTTGCAAAAGGAACTGCAATTTGTTGAATTAAAGAACAAGGTTACCAATAAGACCCGTACAGAACTGGATAAGCAACAACGGGAATATTTTTTACAGCAGCAACTCAAAAGCATTAAGGAGGAACTGGGCGGAGATACCAACAGCCAGGAAATAAAGGAAATGCAGAAAAAGGCCGAACAGAAAAAATGGCCGGAGGCTGCAAAAGAAGCTTTTAAAAAAGGCATTGAGAAACTGGAACGGATGCACCCCAGCACACCGGATTATTCTGTGGTATATAACCATGTTGACCTGATGCTGGACCTGCCCTGGGAGGAATACACGCAGGATGATTACGATCTTGGCAACGCCAAAAAAACGCTGGACCATGATCATTACGGCATGGCCAAGATCAAGGAGCGGATCCTGGAATACCTGGCCGTACTGAAATTAAAGGGGGATATGAAAAGCCCCATCCTTTGTTTCCTGGGCCCTCCGGGTATTGGCAAAACATCCCTGGGAAAAAGTATTGCCAGCGCCCTGGGTCGCAAATATGTGCGGTTAAGTTTGGGCGGACTACACGATGAAAGCGAGATCCGCGGACACCGTAAAACCTATATCGGTGCCATGCCCGGTCGTATTCTTCAATCACTGCGCAAGGTACGGAGCAGCAACCCGGTGATTGTACTGGATGAAATTGATAAAGTGGGCAATGATTTCCGGGGAGATCCCAGCAGCGCCTTGCTGGAAGTACTGGACCCGGAGCAGAACAACAGTTTTTACGATAATTACCTGGAACTGGAATATGATCTGAGCAAAGTGCTGTTTATTGCAACCGCCAATAATATTCAGACCATACAGCCCGCCCTGCGCGACCGTTTGGAGATCATCGATCTGAGTGGCTATGCGATCGAGGAAAAGATTGAGATCGCCAAACGCCATTTAATTCCAAAACAAAAAGAATTGCACGGGCTGGCGAAAAACAACGTCCGTTTTTCAGACAAGGTGCTGGCGCAGCTCATTGCCGATTATACCCGCGAAAGCGGAGTACGGGAGCTGGACCGTGTGCTGGCAAGCGTAATGCGCAACCAGGCCAAAAAAGTGGCCATGGGCGAGCCGTTAAAGTCGCCCCTGACCACAGAAGACGTGCAGGAGATTTTAGGCAAGCCCCGGTACAGCAACGATCTGTATAAAACGGTAAATCTTCCCGGTGTGGCTGTAGGACTGGCCTGGACCTACGTAGGTGGCGATATTTTGTTTATTGAGTCCAGTCTCAGCGATGGCAAGGGAGAACTGCATCTCACCGGAAACCTTGGCAATGTAATGAAAGAAAGTGCAACTACCGCTCTCACCTATCTCAAATCAAATGCGGAAAAATACCATATCGACAGCACCCTTTTTCAAAAGAAGAATATCCATATACACGTACCGGAAGGTGCCACGCCCAAGGATGGCCCCAGTGCGGGTGTTACCATGATGACTTCAATTGCATCTGCATTAACAGGTAAAAAGGTAAAACCTTACCTGGCCATGACCGGCGAAATCACCCTTCGCGGCCAGGTGTTGCCAGTGGGCGGAATCAAAGAAAAAATACTGGCAGCCAAGCGTGCCGGTCTTAAGGAAATCATGCTTTGTCTGCAAAACCAGAAAGATGTGGAAGAAGTAGAACCCGGCTTTATAAAAGGATTAAAATTTCATTATGTAAGCCGGATGGAAGATGTATTAAAGATTGCGATCGGCGTTTAA
- a CDS encoding PhoH family protein: protein MTEAIINLETVNPIDFFGVNNGKLDILKKKFPLLKILSRGTQIKLSGAPEQIAEAKEKINLIVSYIERNGHLSENYFDQILGGDDLETIDHFQERNPNEVLVFGPNGKSVRARTANQKKLVQEAEKNDILFAIGPAGTGKTYTAVALAVRALKNKQVKKIILTRPAVEAGESLGFLPGDLKEKIDPYLRPLYDALDDMIPADKLGYYMTTRTIEIAPLAYMRGRTLDNAFIILDEAQNATDLQLKMFLTRIGANAKAIITGDMTQVDLPRNQKSGLQTAVRILRNIPGISHIELDEEDVVRHRLVKAIIKAYHNEHEEQEQRFNREHTK, encoded by the coding sequence TTGACAGAAGCAATTATTAACCTGGAAACAGTGAACCCCATTGATTTTTTTGGGGTTAACAACGGCAAACTGGATATCCTGAAGAAAAAATTCCCGCTACTCAAAATACTTTCCCGCGGCACGCAGATAAAATTGAGCGGCGCCCCTGAGCAGATCGCTGAGGCTAAAGAAAAAATCAACCTGATCGTATCCTATATTGAACGCAACGGGCATTTGAGTGAAAACTATTTTGACCAGATCCTGGGCGGCGATGACCTGGAAACGATCGATCATTTTCAGGAGCGAAACCCCAACGAAGTATTGGTATTCGGGCCTAATGGGAAATCCGTTCGTGCACGTACGGCCAACCAGAAAAAGCTGGTGCAGGAAGCAGAAAAGAATGACATCCTTTTTGCCATCGGGCCTGCGGGCACCGGTAAAACCTATACGGCGGTTGCCCTTGCGGTAAGGGCCTTAAAGAACAAACAGGTAAAAAAGATCATTCTTACAAGGCCAGCGGTGGAAGCAGGTGAAAGCCTGGGCTTTTTGCCGGGTGACCTCAAAGAAAAGATCGATCCGTATTTAAGGCCGCTTTATGATGCGCTGGATGATATGATTCCTGCCGATAAGCTGGGCTATTATATGACCACAAGAACGATCGAGATCGCTCCGCTGGCATATATGCGCGGACGTACGCTGGATAATGCCTTTATCATCCTGGATGAGGCGCAGAACGCCACCGACCTGCAATTAAAAATGTTCCTGACCCGTATCGGGGCCAATGCCAAGGCCATCATTACCGGCGACATGACGCAGGTGGATCTTCCCCGGAACCAGAAAAGTGGGCTGCAAACAGCCGTAAGAATCCTGCGGAACATTCCCGGCATCAGTCATATTGAGCTGGATGAAGAAGATGTGGTGCGGCACCGCCTGGTAAAAGCCATTATTAAAGCGTATCACAATGAACATGAAGAGCAGGAACAGCGCTTTAACCGGGAGCATACAAAATAA
- a CDS encoding porin family protein, which translates to MLKRLFLLFFVAGSCSAAFAQVQFGVRGGINFSNAVVKYANGNKMPTNLLPGFHIGVTADLPVGEEFSISPGLLFNTKGYQYKESVGGVAVTLNQHPYYLELPINFTYKPELGNGRLLLGVGPYLAYGIGGRWKAKGTSGGSTISKTGNLEFKNDISSTDSSYLDFNNMKTIPYGKPFDVGGALLMGYEFSNKFSIQLNGQMGLTNIVYKVDGAETGEQLKNMQFGLSVGYKF; encoded by the coding sequence ATGTTAAAACGACTTTTTCTCTTGTTTTTTGTAGCGGGTTCCTGCAGTGCAGCCTTTGCACAGGTTCAGTTTGGTGTGCGCGGCGGCATCAACTTTTCGAACGCAGTTGTGAAGTATGCGAATGGCAATAAAATGCCAACCAACCTGCTGCCGGGGTTTCATATAGGCGTAACCGCCGACCTGCCTGTGGGCGAAGAATTTTCGATAAGTCCGGGCCTGTTGTTCAACACCAAAGGATATCAATACAAGGAGTCGGTTGGCGGCGTTGCTGTAACGCTGAACCAACATCCGTATTATCTTGAATTGCCCATCAATTTTACGTATAAGCCGGAGCTGGGCAATGGCCGCCTTTTATTAGGCGTTGGTCCTTACCTGGCTTATGGTATCGGCGGAAGATGGAAGGCCAAAGGCACTTCGGGTGGTTCAACAATCAGCAAAACCGGCAACCTTGAATTCAAGAATGATATTTCATCAACGGACAGCAGCTACCTGGATTTTAACAACATGAAGACCATTCCTTATGGAAAGCCTTTTGACGTGGGTGGTGCACTGCTGATGGGCTATGAGTTTTCAAATAAGTTTTCCATCCAGTTGAATGGCCAGATGGGATTGACGAATATTGTGTACAAGGTAGATGGGGCCGAAACCGGTGAGCAGCTTAAAAATATGCAATTCGGGCTTTCTGTGGGATACAAGTTCTGA
- a CDS encoding YiiX/YebB-like N1pC/P60 family cysteine hydrolase has protein sequence MNMKSRNSALTGSIQNNRGRFHFTFKGWPWGRLFLLLLFTSCHTKRLPAVHSTLSVQRELNLLKPLLHSGDLILRNGTDATSQATRKFNRKDTSFSHCGIIAVEGDTVWVYHAIGGSYNPSQALKKEPLDSFSKPGETDRIAVYRYRLATEEQQRLMNIVREHYKSRLPFDLFFNYDTNDRMYCSEFVFKSVNKSMNGRLSTVIRRQTAPVYISIDDLFLNDWALPVKNISYIRLQ, from the coding sequence ATGAACATGAAGAGCAGGAACAGCGCTTTAACCGGGAGCATACAAAATAACAGGGGTAGATTCCATTTTACCTTTAAAGGGTGGCCATGGGGCCGCCTTTTTCTTTTGCTGCTTTTTACCAGCTGCCACACCAAACGATTGCCGGCCGTACATTCCACGCTTTCGGTACAGCGGGAACTGAACCTGCTAAAGCCGCTTTTACATTCGGGAGACCTGATACTCCGGAACGGGACTGACGCCACCAGCCAGGCTACCCGGAAATTTAACCGGAAGGATACATCGTTTTCGCACTGCGGCATCATCGCCGTAGAAGGCGATACGGTATGGGTATACCACGCCATCGGCGGCAGCTACAACCCTTCCCAGGCTTTAAAGAAAGAACCGCTGGACAGCTTTTCCAAACCAGGTGAAACCGACCGGATCGCCGTTTACCGCTACCGTCTTGCGACAGAAGAGCAGCAACGGCTCATGAATATTGTGCGGGAACACTATAAAAGCAGGCTTCCCTTTGATCTTTTTTTTAATTACGATACCAACGACCGGATGTATTGTTCGGAATTTGTGTTCAAAAGCGTCAATAAAAGTATGAATGGCCGCCTTTCAACCGTCATCCGCCGGCAGACGGCACCGGTTTATATTTCGATCGACGACCTGTTTTTAAATGACTGGGCTCTTCCTGTAAAAAATATCAGCTATATTCGGTTACAATAA
- a CDS encoding UDP-N-acetylmuramate--L-alanine ligase: MVTSLEQFKTPFFIGVAGAGMSAIAQYLQGIGKNVSGSDRFFNEGKAGDIKEKLEAEGIRCFLQNGEGITADTDLVVASTAIEDTVEEIRKARALNIPVIRRSELLALIAASKKTIAVGGTSGKSTTTGMLFDILQQGGLQPSVISGAGLVALIKKGRIGNAFVGAGDWLVIEADESDGSIVQYHPEVGLLLNIEKDHKELEELMQVFETFKHNSNRFSVNRSNAHSLKLSADPVNDFCTDKNCAGAGFQATGFKQEGFQISFMLNGQLFELNLLGHHNMENAVAAATAAALAGVPLETAAHALKQYEGIYRRAQVLGQKNGVWVVDDFAHNPVKCAAAIRSCQPVSDKVVAWFQPHGYTPTKFLRKEFVEEIGNALRPQDEIWMSEIFYAGGTTTKDISAGDLINDLKAEGKNAYFVENRDQLLTAAGGHLQPGTTLLLMGARDPSLEQFAKKIYSEL, translated from the coding sequence ATGGTGACCAGTTTAGAACAATTCAAAACCCCCTTTTTTATTGGTGTGGCCGGTGCCGGCATGAGCGCTATTGCACAGTATTTACAGGGTATTGGTAAAAACGTTTCCGGGAGCGACCGTTTTTTTAATGAAGGAAAGGCCGGTGATATAAAAGAAAAACTGGAAGCTGAAGGCATCCGCTGCTTTTTACAGAACGGGGAAGGGATCACTGCGGATACCGACCTGGTGGTAGCCTCAACCGCCATTGAAGATACAGTGGAAGAGATCCGGAAAGCAAGAGCGCTGAATATCCCCGTGATCCGTCGTTCTGAATTGCTGGCATTGATTGCCGCGAGTAAAAAGACCATTGCCGTAGGCGGTACCAGCGGCAAAAGCACCACTACAGGTATGTTGTTTGATATCCTGCAACAAGGAGGCCTGCAGCCCTCAGTGATCAGCGGAGCCGGGCTGGTTGCACTGATCAAAAAGGGAAGAATTGGCAATGCTTTTGTAGGCGCAGGAGACTGGCTGGTGATCGAGGCGGATGAAAGCGACGGATCCATTGTGCAATATCATCCCGAAGTGGGATTATTACTGAATATCGAAAAAGATCATAAGGAACTGGAAGAGCTGATGCAGGTGTTTGAAACTTTTAAGCATAACAGCAACCGGTTTTCTGTAAACCGGTCGAATGCACATTCGCTGAAATTGTCTGCGGACCCTGTAAATGATTTCTGTACGGATAAAAACTGTGCCGGCGCCGGATTCCAGGCAACCGGTTTTAAACAGGAGGGATTCCAAATATCCTTTATGCTCAATGGTCAATTATTTGAGCTGAACCTGCTGGGACATCATAATATGGAGAATGCGGTAGCAGCTGCCACGGCCGCTGCTCTGGCTGGTGTGCCCCTGGAAACCGCAGCCCATGCATTGAAACAATATGAAGGTATTTACCGGAGGGCGCAGGTGCTGGGGCAGAAGAACGGGGTTTGGGTGGTAGATGATTTTGCGCATAATCCGGTCAAATGTGCCGCCGCTATCCGGTCCTGCCAGCCGGTTTCAGATAAAGTAGTGGCATGGTTCCAACCCCATGGGTATACACCTACCAAATTTTTACGTAAAGAATTTGTGGAAGAGATCGGCAATGCATTAAGACCACAGGACGAGATCTGGATGAGCGAAATCTTTTATGCGGGAGGAACCACCACAAAGGATATTTCTGCGGGCGACCTGATCAATGACCTGAAAGCCGAAGGTAAAAATGCGTATTTTGTAGAAAACCGGGATCAGCTGCTTACTGCAGCGGGCGGTCACCTGCAACCGGGTACCACCCTGCTTTTAATGGGAGCACGCGATCCCTCGCTGGAACAATTTGCTAAAAAAATCTACAGCGAACTTTAA
- a CDS encoding RNA polymerase sigma factor, protein MNQSRYDHIGDQELLRRYLQDHDSVWLGVLLERYTLLLFGVCMKYLKDETEAQDAVQQIFLKVVQEVHKYKIDYFKSWLYTVAKNYCLTVLRDKKRNIPVALTENVQITDHPEEAHEKTPISPELLQDALDALSEEQRQSVILFYLKKKSYQEISASEGYSLLQVKSYIQNGKRNLKLLIQKMLKKAKKENG, encoded by the coding sequence GTGAACCAAAGCCGTTATGACCATATAGGCGACCAGGAATTACTCCGCCGGTATCTGCAGGACCACGACAGTGTGTGGCTGGGCGTGCTCCTGGAGCGGTATACATTGTTGCTTTTTGGTGTATGCATGAAATACCTGAAGGACGAAACTGAGGCACAGGACGCCGTTCAGCAGATCTTCCTGAAGGTAGTGCAGGAAGTACATAAGTACAAGATCGATTATTTTAAATCCTGGCTGTATACGGTGGCCAAAAATTATTGTCTTACAGTATTACGCGATAAAAAACGGAATATTCCGGTAGCGCTGACGGAAAACGTTCAAATTACTGATCATCCGGAAGAGGCCCATGAAAAAACACCCATCAGTCCAGAACTTTTGCAAGATGCCCTGGACGCGTTGAGCGAAGAGCAGCGGCAATCGGTAATTTTGTTTTACCTGAAGAAAAAGAGTTACCAGGAAATCAGCGCATCGGAAGGATATAGTCTGTTGCAGGTAAAAAGTTATATTCAGAATGGTAAACGGAATCTGAAATTGCTGATCCAGAAAATGCTTAAAAAAGCAAAGAAAGAGAATGGCTGA
- a CDS encoding nuclear transport factor 2 family protein — protein sequence MKRTGFYFLFLLFLLPACLPDKSDKNEPGDSDIDAARNFIQAALRGNFKSAATYMLHDSANDERLDAVARMPRSSDEKQGLWDASINIHQRKLLNDSVSIIVYSNSYYKDNKDTLKVVKKDGTWLVDFKYLFAPNK from the coding sequence ATGAAAAGAACTGGTTTTTACTTTTTGTTCCTGCTTTTTTTATTGCCCGCCTGTTTGCCCGACAAGTCGGATAAAAACGAACCTGGTGATTCGGATATTGATGCCGCCCGCAATTTTATACAGGCCGCCCTGAGGGGGAATTTTAAAAGCGCAGCCACCTATATGCTGCATGATTCGGCAAACGACGAACGACTGGATGCTGTGGCCCGCATGCCACGCAGTTCGGATGAAAAACAAGGGCTCTGGGATGCCTCTATCAATATCCATCAGCGCAAATTGCTGAACGATTCTGTAAGCATTATCGTTTATTCCAACTCCTATTACAAAGACAATAAGGACACGCTGAAAGTAGTGAAGAAAGACGGAACCTGGCTGGTAGACTTTAAATACCTGTTTGCCCCCAACAAATAA
- a CDS encoding C40 family peptidase, giving the protein MKYGIVVMPVAPVRKKPHHKYEMVNQLLFGEKVAILSFKEKGWYKVRSLYDGYKGWVTHHMLHEIDKETARSPLMPALAGDLLNTIGVNGLPMHIPMGASIWEPVQGRGKVGFWEYHYQGAVAAPAANPEEYRAAIEKHARQWLNAPYLWGGKTILGVDCSGFAQTIFKMAGIALLRDAWQQAQEGKLVKKLQDAQIGDLAFFDDRQEIVHVGILLGPDRIIHASGNVRIDTIDKKGIIRQDTGKRTHQLKLIKRMPQFNPPEV; this is encoded by the coding sequence ATGAAATATGGGATCGTGGTAATGCCGGTAGCACCGGTTCGGAAGAAGCCGCATCATAAATATGAAATGGTGAACCAGTTGTTGTTTGGTGAAAAGGTTGCCATCCTGTCGTTTAAGGAAAAAGGCTGGTATAAGGTAAGAAGCCTCTACGATGGTTATAAGGGATGGGTTACCCATCATATGCTTCATGAAATCGATAAAGAAACAGCCCGAAGCCCGCTAATGCCCGCGCTGGCGGGCGATCTGTTAAATACGATCGGGGTGAACGGATTGCCAATGCACATCCCCATGGGCGCCAGCATCTGGGAACCTGTTCAGGGCCGCGGGAAGGTTGGGTTTTGGGAATACCATTACCAGGGTGCCGTTGCCGCACCTGCTGCAAACCCGGAGGAATATCGCGCGGCCATTGAAAAGCATGCCCGCCAATGGCTGAATGCTCCCTATTTGTGGGGCGGTAAAACCATACTGGGCGTAGATTGCAGCGGTTTTGCGCAAACGATTTTTAAAATGGCCGGGATTGCATTACTGCGGGACGCCTGGCAGCAGGCCCAGGAAGGCAAGCTGGTAAAAAAACTGCAGGATGCACAAATAGGAGACCTGGCATTTTTTGATGACCGCCAGGAAATTGTACATGTGGGCATCCTGTTAGGGCCAGACAGGATTATTCATGCATCGGGGAATGTGCGGATTGATACGATCGATAAAAAGGGTATCATCCGGCAGGATACAGGAAAGCGTACGCACCAGCTGAAACTGATCAAGCGCATGCCCCAATTTAATCCGCCGGAAGTGTAA
- a CDS encoding inorganic diphosphatase translates to MATITHPWHGVSYGAGAPEIVNAIIEIPEGSRAKYEIDKETGLLKLDRVIYSSFHYPVNYGFIPKTLGQDHDPLDILVLCSQTIRSFCLVRAKVIGNMQMIDSGERDDKIIAVAIDDPSVNHYENIDELPHHFLLEMRNFFEQYKVLESKKVEIDTFQDKETALSIISEAIDYYKKKFKEMP, encoded by the coding sequence ATGGCAACAATCACACACCCATGGCACGGAGTTAGTTATGGAGCAGGCGCACCGGAAATTGTAAATGCAATCATTGAGATACCGGAGGGGTCACGTGCTAAATACGAAATTGATAAAGAAACGGGATTGTTAAAACTGGACAGGGTCATCTATTCATCCTTCCACTACCCGGTCAATTATGGCTTTATCCCCAAAACGCTTGGACAGGATCATGATCCGCTGGACATCCTGGTACTTTGCTCGCAAACCATCCGCTCCTTTTGTTTGGTAAGAGCCAAGGTAATCGGCAATATGCAAATGATTGACAGCGGTGAGCGTGATGATAAGATCATTGCTGTAGCCATTGACGATCCTTCAGTAAACCACTACGAAAACATTGACGAACTGCCGCATCATTTCCTGCTGGAAATGCGTAATTTTTTTGAACAATATAAAGTGCTTGAGAGCAAAAAAGTAGAGATTGATACCTTCCAGGATAAGGAAACGGCATTATCCATTATTTCGGAAGCGATCGACTACTACAAGAAAAAGTTCAAAGAAATGCCTTAA
- the rpe gene encoding ribulose-phosphate 3-epimerase, translated as MAIIAPSLLAADFLHLQEEVEMVNKSEAAWLHLDVMDGMFVPNISFGPMIIEFVKRVTKKTCDVHLMIEEPSRYFEQFKKAGADHISIHIETCPRLHQDIQQIKAMGLKAGVAINPHNPASLLSDIIADVDIVLVMSVNPGFGGQKFIPNTLNKIKEIKNLIVEKGSHALINIDGGVTLENAAEIVAAGADALVAGSTVFNAADPIEAIRLLKQA; from the coding sequence ATGGCAATTATTGCTCCTTCTTTATTGGCAGCAGATTTCCTCCATTTGCAAGAGGAGGTGGAAATGGTGAACAAAAGTGAGGCGGCATGGCTGCACCTGGACGTAATGGACGGAATGTTTGTGCCCAATATCAGCTTTGGTCCTATGATCATTGAGTTCGTAAAAAGAGTCACAAAAAAGACCTGCGACGTGCACCTGATGATAGAGGAGCCTTCCCGGTATTTTGAGCAGTTTAAAAAAGCAGGTGCAGATCATATCAGTATCCATATTGAAACCTGTCCGCGGCTGCACCAGGACATTCAGCAAATAAAAGCGATGGGCTTAAAAGCAGGGGTAGCCATCAACCCGCACAATCCCGCCAGCCTGCTGAGCGATATTATTGCCGATGTGGATATTGTTTTGGTGATGAGCGTAAACCCGGGCTTCGGGGGACAAAAATTTATACCCAATACCTTGAACAAAATAAAAGAAATCAAAAACCTGATCGTGGAAAAAGGCTCCCATGCATTGATCAACATTGACGGTGGCGTAACCCTTGAAAATGCCGCGGAAATTGTAGCAGCGGGCGCCGATGCGCTGGTGGCGGGCAGCACCGTATTCAATGCCGCAGATCCCATAGAAGCCATCCGGTTGCTGAAGCAGGCATAA
- a CDS encoding DUF4878 domain-containing protein produces the protein MKKIIQLLPVALLLVAGIVGCQSSNDPKAVLVHFFELLAKKDIDGAAKLATKDSKSTLDMIKKGMDMAQKMDTAAQKTDPAKEFRDVEFGDPRISGDTAYVKVSSKSKKQDPSEISLVKEDGQWKVDFSMAALMKMGMNKMQESGGAEGLEHPNVSPEQVEQAQKMADSVLKNMDPQKLKEIEGMVNSEQAQKMADSVLKHVDPKKVEEIRKSLEKTK, from the coding sequence ATGAAAAAAATTATTCAGTTGCTGCCCGTTGCCCTCCTGCTGGTAGCAGGTATTGTAGGATGTCAATCAAGCAATGACCCCAAAGCGGTCCTGGTTCATTTCTTTGAACTGCTTGCAAAAAAAGATATCGACGGCGCGGCAAAGCTGGCTACGAAAGACAGTAAATCCACACTGGACATGATCAAAAAGGGAATGGATATGGCTCAGAAAATGGATACCGCTGCCCAAAAAACAGACCCCGCAAAAGAATTCAGGGATGTAGAGTTCGGCGATCCCCGTATTTCCGGCGATACAGCATATGTTAAAGTAAGCAGCAAAAGTAAAAAACAGGATCCTTCCGAGATATCCCTGGTGAAGGAAGACGGCCAGTGGAAGGTAGATTTTTCCATGGCAGCACTGATGAAAATGGGCATGAACAAAATGCAGGAATCCGGGGGTGCCGAAGGACTGGAGCATCCCAATGTTTCACCGGAGCAGGTAGAACAGGCACAGAAAATGGCCGACAGCGTTTTAAAGAATATGGATCCTCAAAAGCTGAAAGAGATCGAGGGAATGGTAAATTCCGAGCAGGCGCAAAAAATGGCGGATAGCGTTTTGAAACATGTGGACCCTAAAAAGGTGGAAGAGATCCGGAAAAGCCTGGAAAAGACAAAATAA